Genomic segment of Nostoc sp. TCL240-02:
GGGCTATACACCTACACCTAACGAGGCAGAATGTCATTTAAGCGAAGTTGCAGACTAGGCAAAAGTGGCGAGTTAATTAATTCATTGAGTCGGTACTGTTGTTGAGTATAGGTGTCTTCAACCAATTGACAGACAGTGAAAGTAGGTTGTTTGGGTTTACCAATAAATGCCACACCCCCTAATCCTCGATAATCTACGATCCAATATTCAGGGATGCCTAAGAGCGCATATTCCTCAACCTTGCGAGCATAATCAGTTTCCCAGTTGCTGCTAACAACTTCAACCACCAGTTTAATGGATCGTCCCAGCGTAATTACAGGCTCTCGCTCCCAAAGGGGTTCACGCTTGAGAACAGTTTCATCCAGAACTACGATATCAGGGCGACGAACTGTAGCTGCATCTGCAAAGGGGTAAATTAAACAAGTGCGAGGAATAAACCAAGGGAGTTGTTCTGCAACAAGGTAGATACCAATTTGGGTTGCTAGTTTGCCACCCACCGTTTCGTGTGGCCCAGTGGGTTCCATGTCAATTAGTTCTCCATCTGCCAATTCATAGCGTGGATTATCTCGGTATTGAGAGAGAAAATTTTCCAATGTAAAGCTTTTTGGGGAGATATATGTCATTTTCCTCTTCAATCATTCAAGATGCTTACTCAACCCCCGACATGAACGCCAGGCCGCTTGTGGGGATCTTTTTCAGCTCGACGGAGTACTTCACGGGTGACTACAGCAATATCGCCCTCTCCAAACAAGATAAAACGCAGTAAGTATTGTATGGGATTTCCCTCAACCCAACCGAAGTAGGCATGGGGAATCTTACCTGTTTGGTCACGAATATAAAGCAGTAAAGCTGCGATCGCATTAGGAACTGCTGCACTCTCAGCCCGCAAGATGCGATAATCACCAACTTGCACCCCTCTTACTTTGATGATATCCGCAAATTCTGAAGCATCTGATACCTGAATCTCTAGAAAAAGAATTGGATCGTTGGGCGGAATATGGTTATCTTCGCGTACCTCTTTCTCTTTCATAAAATACTCTAGGACATCACCCGTATTCAATCGATTTGCAATCAGTCGGATTGCTCCTTGGCTTTCTTCAGCAAGGAATTGGGCAGCAAGTTCGTCAACTTCGATCCGCTCTGCTCGCAGTTCCGTTGAACGCCAAACACGAGAAACCAGCGAGGTAAAAATGATCGCACCAATGAAAAAACCAGCGATTCTAATCCCCTCTGGCCTTTCGATGATATTAACAATAGTGGTATATAGAAATAACAGTGTAATAGTAGCAAAAACCAGTTTTGCCCGCTTTTCTCTGTGACGGTGGGCTGATAAGGTGACAGCAAAGGCTGCTGAGGTAATTAATACAAGCACACCAGTTGCATAAGCCCCACCTTGGGCTTCTACATTTGCCCTGAAGATAATTGTGACAACAAATGCGATCGCTGTGTAGACTAACACCAAAGGTCGCGTTACCCGTGCCCAATTGGGAGCCATACCATAGCGTGGTAGGTAGCGAGGCACAATATTCAG
This window contains:
- a CDS encoding Uma2 family endonuclease, which codes for MTYISPKSFTLENFLSQYRDNPRYELADGELIDMEPTGPHETVGGKLATQIGIYLVAEQLPWFIPRTCLIYPFADAATVRRPDIVVLDETVLKREPLWEREPVITLGRSIKLVVEVVSSNWETDYARKVEEYALLGIPEYWIVDYRGLGGVAFIGKPKQPTFTVCQLVEDTYTQQQYRLNELINSPLLPSLQLRLNDILPR